The following proteins are encoded in a genomic region of Gossypium hirsutum isolate 1008001.06 chromosome D05, Gossypium_hirsutum_v2.1, whole genome shotgun sequence:
- the LOC107905002 gene encoding WAT1-related protein At4g08290, translating into MSDQSSNGPLSANFSKAKPYFLMIFLQFGSAGMYIISMVTLNQGMNRYVLVVYRNAIAALVLAPFALVLERKTRPKMTFPIFLQIMALGFLEPILDQGFTYLGMKYTSASFTSAIMNAVPSVTFVIAVIFRLEHIEMKEVRSIAKVVGTLVSLSGALLMTLYKGPVIDLIWSRHTSHNGSSGDSSDKHWISGTLLILVGCVAWSCFYVLQSITIKKYTAEISLSSLICLAGTIQSLAIALVVEHRPSGWAVGWNSTLFAPLYSGIVSSGITYYVQGMVMKTRGPVFVTAFNPLCMIIVAALGSAILGEQLHLGSIIGGIVIAIGLYCVVWGKSKDSRSPSAPANVDCNQPELPISEKYGANATKLDIATIHSAQQGGK; encoded by the exons ATGAGTGACCAAAGTTCAAATGGACCTTTGAGTGCAAATTTCAGCAAGGCAAAACCTTATTTCCTCATGATATTCTTGCAATTTGGTTCAGCTGGGATGTACATAATCAGCATGGTGACTCTCAACCAAGGCATGAACCGTTACGTGCTCGTCGTGTATCGTAATGCCATTGCTGCACTCGTACTAGCACCTTTTGCACTGGTGCTTGAGAG GAAAACAAGGCCAAAGATGACATTCCCAATCTTCCTACAAATAATGGCCTTGGGATTTCTAGA GCCAATTCTTGATCAAGGCTTCACTTACCTGGGAATGAAATATACATCAGCATCATTTACATCTGCTATTATGAATGCTGTCCCTTCAGTCACCTTTGTGATTGCAGTCATTTTTCG ATTAGAGCATATAGAGATGAAGGAAGTACGCAGTATAGCCAAGGTCGTTGGGACCCTGGTATCTCTTTCAGGAGCTTTACTTATGACACTTTACAAAGGCCCTGTAATTGATTTAATATGGTCAAGGCACACAAGCCACAATGGAAGCAGCGGTGACTCATCTGATAAACATTGGATATCTGGGACACTATTGATCCTTGTCGGTTGTGTTGCCTGGTCCTGTTTCTATGTTCTGCAA TCAATCACCATAAAGAAATACACGGCGGAGATCTCTCTTTCCTCATTGATATGCTTGGCGGGTACTATCCAGAGTTTGGCTATTGCCCTGGTTGTAGAACATCGCCCTAGTGGATGGGCAGTGGGATGGAACTCTACGCTTTTTGCTCCATTGTACTCA GGTATAGTTAGCTCTGGAATTACATATTACGTACAAGGTATGGTCATGAAAACAAGAGGCCCTGTATTTGTCACTGCCTTCAACCCTCTCTGCATGATCATTGTTGCTGCTCTCGGTTCCGCCATCCTCGGCGAGCAACTTCATCTCGGAAG TATCATAGGGGGAATCGTTATCGCGATCGGCCTTTATTGCGTGGTGTGGGGTAAAAGCAAGGATTCTCGGTCACCATCTGCACCTGCAAACGTTGATTGTAACCAGCCAGAGCTACCAATTTCTGAAAAATATGGTGCTAATGCCACTAAGCTTGACATTGCCACAATTCACAGTGCTCAGCAGGGTGGAAAGTAA
- the LOC107905003 gene encoding WAT1-related protein At4g08300-like — protein sequence MGDQTSSASALSDVLNKAKPYLAIISLQFGYAGMYILSTICMKHGMSNFILATYRHVVATIVIAPFAFVLERKIRPKMTLPIFLRIVVLGFLEPVLDQNLYYLGMKFTTATYSSAFVNMLPAVTFIMAMIFRLEKINLKKIHSIAKVVGTAITVGGAMVMTLYKGPIIDFVKSGGATHHSTNTESADQHWVSGTIMLLGSIAGWSSFFILQSFTLKKYPAELSLTAWICFMGTVQDAGLSFIMVRDLSAWKIGFDSRLLAASYSGIVCSGIAYYVQGIVIRQRGPVFVTAFSPLCMIITAALGTVILAEKIHLGSILGAIIIVSGLYTVVWGKSKDVKTPELEEKSNGLQELPITDNGRSMNVVDGAANAVNIPDSKNTYSTRGT from the exons ATGGGAGACCAAACATCAAGTGCTTCAGCTTTGTCTGATGTGTTGAACAAAGCGAAGCCATACTTGGCTATCATATCTCTGCAGTTTGGATATGCCGGGATGTACATCCTCTCCACCATTTGCATGAAGCATGGCATGAGTAATTTCATCCTCGCTACCTACCGTCATGTTGTCGCCACCATTGTCATTGCACCCTTTGCCTTTGTCCTTGAAAG GAAAATTAGGCCAAAGATGACCCTGCCTATCTTCCTCAGGATTGTGGTTCTTGGCTTCCTGGA GCCAGTGCTTGACCAAAACTTATACTATCTGGGAATGAAGTTCACAACAGCAACATATTCATCTGCTTTCGTCAACATGCTTCCTGCTGTTACTTTCATAATGGCCATGATTTTCAG GTTGGAGAAAATCAATTTGAAGAAAATACACAGTATTGCAAAGGTGGTTGGAACTGCAATCACAGTGGGCGGTGCAATGGTGATGACATTGTATAAAGGCCCCATTATTGACTTCGTCAAGTCAGGAGGAGCCACACACCATAGCACTAACACTGAATCTGCAGATCAACACTGGGTTTCTGGGACCATTATGCTTCTTGGAAGTATCGCTGGCTGGTCAAGCTTCTTTATTTTGCAA TCCTTCACATTGAAGAAGTACCCAGCAGAGCTGTCTCTTACAGCTTGGATATGTTTCATGGGAACGGTGCAAGATGCAGGGCTGTCATTTATCATGGTTCGTGACCTAAGTGCCTGGAAAATAGGCTTCGACTCCAGGCTTCTTGCTGCATCTTACTCT GGAATAGTGTGCTCCGGGATAGCCTATTACGTGCAAGGCATCGTGATCCGGCAAAGAGGGCCGGTTTTTGTAACAGCTTTCAGCCCCCTGTGCATGATCATCACTGCTGCGCTAGGGACCGTTATTTTAGCTGAAAAAATCCACCTTGGAAG CATACTGGGAGCCATTATCATAGTCTCAGGCCTTTACACTGTGGTTTGGGGCAAAAGCAAAGATGTGAAAACCCCAGAACTTGAAGAGAAAAGCAACGGCCTGCAGGAATTGCCAATCACAGACAATGGTAGATCAATGAATGTTGTTGATGGAGCTGCGAATGCTGTTAACATTCCGGATTCAAAGAACACCTACAGCACTCGAGGAACATAA
- the LOC107923025 gene encoding WAT1-related protein At4g08300 — translation MGDQTSGAAASSNVLNKAKPYLAIISLQFGYAGMYILSTICMKHGMSNFILATYRHVVATIVIAPFAFFLERKIRPKMTLPIFLRIVVLGFLEPVLDQNLYYLGMKFTTATYSSAFVNMLPAVTFIMAMIFRLEKINLKQIHSVAKLVGTAITVGGAMVMTLYKGPIIDFVKSGGATHHGTTTESAGQHWVSGTVALLGSIVGWSSFFILQSFTLKKYPAELSLTAWICFMGTVQDAGLSFIMVRDLSAWKIGFDSRLLAASYSGIVCSGIAYYVQGIVSRARGPVFVTAFSPLCMIITAALGAFVLNEKVHLGSILGAIIIVSGLYTVVWGKSKDVKTPELEEKSNGLQELPITDNGRSMNDVDGAANAVNIPDLKNTFSTRGT, via the exons atgggGGACCAAACATCAGGTGCAGCAGCTTCCTCTAATGTGTTGAACAAAGCGAAGCCATACTTGGCTATCATCTCCCTGCAGTTTGGATATGCAGGGATGTACATCCTCTCCACCATTTGTATGAAGCATGGCATGAGTAATTTCATCCTTGCTACCTACCGTCATGTTGTCGCCACCATTGTCATTGCACCCTTTGCCTTTTTCCTTGAAAG GAAAATTAGGCCAAAGATGACCCTGCCTATCTTCCTCAGGATTGTTGTTCTCGGCTTCCTGGA GCCAGTGCTTGACCAAAACTTATACTATCTGGGAATGAAGTTCACAACAGCAACATATTCATCTGCTTTCGTCAACATGCTTCCTGCTGTTACTTTCATAATGGCCATGATTTTCAG GTTGGAGAAAATCAATTTGAAGCAAATACACAGTGTTGCAAAGTTGGTTGGAACTGCAATCACAGTGGGGGGTGCAATGGTGATGACCTTGTACAAAGGCCCCATTATTGACTTCGTCAAGTCAGGTGGAGCCACACACCATGGCACTACCACCGAATCTGCTGGTCAACACTGGGTTTCTGGCACTGTAGCGCTTCTTGGAAGTATCGTTGGCTGGTCAAGCTTCTTTATTTTGCAA TCCTTCACATTGAAGAAGTACCCAGCAGAGCTGTCTCTTACAGCTTGGATATGTTTCATGGGAACGGTGCAAGATGCAGGGCTGTCGTTTATCATGGTTCGTGATCTAAGCGCCTGGAAAATTGGGTTCGACTCCAGGCTTCTTGCTGCATCTTACTCT GGAATAGTGTGCTCCGGGATAGCCTATTACGTGCAAGGCATCGTGAGCCGGGCACGAGGGCCGGTCTTTGTAACAGCTTTTAGCCCTCTATGCATGATCATCACTGCTGCGCTAGGGGCCTTTGTGTTAAATGAAAAAGTCCACCTTGGAAG CATACTGGGAGCCATTATCATAGTCTCAGGCCTTTACACTGTGGTTTGGGGCAAAAGCAAAGATGTGAAAACCCCAGAACTTGAAGAGAAAAGCAACGGCCTGCAGGAGCTGCCAATCACAGACAATGGTAGATCAATGAATGATGTTGATGGAGCTGCCAATGCTGTTAACATTCCAGATTTAAAGAACACCTTCAGCACTCGAGGAACATAA